A region of the Electrophorus electricus isolate fEleEle1 chromosome 7, fEleEle1.pri, whole genome shotgun sequence genome:
GGAAACGGACGCGTCTTCACGCTTTGGTTGTGTTCTTCACTGCAGTCTAGATGTTGGTACACAATTATAGTTAGTTAGCTGCATCCAGAAAACGTTTAAACTATTCTGCGTATCCGTCTGTAGCAGGCCTAGTGGAGCTGCCCTACATGTCTACCATTGTCTGCCTATCTGAAAGATTCGGCGGCGTTTTCGTCCTACAACTCCTCGTAACTGTTTGAATCTGCTATTATTTTAAACGCAAATTGAgttatattgtgtgtttgtttttgtttgtttgtttggaccATTTAGGAAGGAGTGCAAGTTCTCTCATAATATTCAGTCTGAGCATAATTATCCCCTGCTCAGGGAGTGTACTCTTCACGAGCTCCATGAGGAAGagctcttcctcctcttgctccAGAGTGACTCCACCCTGCTGCCAGAGGTGAAGGCACACACCCGTACACCAATGCCTATTAACATACAGTGGCCGCTTTAAGAGACAATATCCTTGACTGGCACACCTTGCCCAACTAGTTTTGGATTTTGGCAATTCTGTTTTGACATCATTGTTGTACTTGCAAGCTGACCCATGGATCTTGATGGATGCTGCCAGTTTCTAACCCTCACAGACAGACGCTTGCTGTTTTATAGACGATGTTTCAGTTCACAGTGCACAAATagctatatacacacacattttaaaaaaaacacccaaaacaGTACCTCAAGCAGTGCTGTGCCAAGCACACGAATGTACGTGCAGTTGAGAGAGaggtatgtatttatttactagCAGCAGTTTCCTATTGGGGCTTCACACAGGGCCTTGTGTGAAACCCTAATGGTTTGTTGCTGGATGTGTCGTGTGTAATTATGTCATGACGAAGAAAAGTTCCGATTAATTTAAACGGAATGAGTGCGCTGGTTCATCATTGCCACTACTTTTACCTACATGCGTCAATCACGCAGTTCATGCCCTAGAGATCGCCTAGTAAGGCAAGTTCTGTGTGAGAGTAGCACTGAACTGAGCTACGTCTAGCTCTTACAACCCCTAGTTTGGTGTTCAATTTACATGTGAGCCAGTTATTCAAACTTACAAGGCAGGTGCACCTAATGCAAAGGCCGTTTAGGGTATTTAGTAACTCCCTGAACGTTCGCATCCAAAAGTCATGTACATGTGAAATTGAATActttgtatgtgcattttcCCTCTGTGTATGACTCACCTTTTGTACATTACATACGTTTCATTTCAAGATGGGATATTTCTGCATTCTAGGTACCACTCCTGCTGTTTGACACTCCTCTCTGCATTGTCTCAGTGCACTcaagtgaaaaatatttttctgataaggaaaaaaaaacaaacaaaaaaaacctaaaaacaaaaagccttTGTAACCTAATTAGCTCTCTGAAGTTCGTGTTTCGGTTGTAGTCTTTGTTTGGAGACCTATCGTGGCCGTACAGGTCGCAGGCGCCTTCGTGAAAGAAGATGTCCAAGTTATTGTACAGTTCAGTCAGTGTCAGTAGAAATTGACTGTAAGGAGATGAAGCCACCAAGTTAGGTTAAATGGTACAGGTTAGTGTAATATGCATAGAAGTATAAACCCACAAACAAAGTTAAGGAGAACACAAACGAGGCGTGTCGGAGAGAAGGAAGGTCTCTTTTGGTCTTCTGGGATGAAGAGTTGCAGATGAACGGATGTTGGTGGATGGTTCCAAGTGAAAGAGCTTCACCATGGGGAGGGAGTTCGCAGCCGACGCCTTGGGTTGGAacgtgtttaaaaaaacaaaaatgaacaaaaaaaaaaccaaaaaagcaaagaaaaaaaaagaaagaaaaagaagttaaaaaaaaaacaaaaagaaaagaaaaattaaaccCCCTGTTGCTGTCTTAAGTATTCGCGAGGGAAGTCCTATAAGTCTTGAGGTAAAGTAGAACACTCTGCTTCGAGGTTTGCAAAAAATTAGAGCGAATGAGAACTTGTCTAATGACGGCAAGCCTTGTGCTGTAAATGCCCTAACGTTGCATTTAcgctgtgtgtgctttgtatgCGTTTATACAaatttgcgtgcgtgcgtgtgctctCCTCTTGAGAAGTGCACTCCCCCGCCTGCGCGTGACGTCTCACcgagctgctctgctctgtccgCGTGTAGGTGTGCTCCCACTACAACAAGGGCTCAGGCCTGTTTGGGGCCTGCACGTTCCGCGAGCACTGCACCAAGGTGCACATGTGCCAGCACTTTGTGCAGGACGACTGCATCTTCGGCAGCAAGTGCAAGCGGCTGCACGGCATCGACGGGTACAGCCGCCGCATGCTGGAGGAGCGTGGCCTGAGCGGAGACATCGTCCACGACCTGCCCTACCTCTACCAGAACGTCCACCGGCTGAGCACGCAGGCGCCAGACCTGCCCAGGGGTGCGTGTGCTGTggagggcggggcagggggcggggcatagGGTAGGAGGGCTTTAAAATGGTGCTTCTGCAGGTTTTCGGCGGGGTGTTTGGCTAAGGTTCTTAGAGGGCTGTCCTCTGCATGCTGTTCGGCGTTTCCATAGCATCCGTGTCTTTGttggtgtgtttcagagagGATTCCTGAGCCAGTGAGTAGACCTCTTATACAGACAGAGGACAGGAGTGAAATCTGCCTGCACTTCCTCAGGAGGAACTGCAGGTTTCAAGGTTTGTTTTGGCGCTTGttctcactttgtctctctcctcgTGAGGCCTGTTCTGGTCAGgattgtctctctctgtgtgtgtgtgtgtgtgtgtgtgtgtgtgtgcgcttctgGCTTTAGAGCAATGTAAACTGGTGCATTTCAATCTGCCGTATAAATGGGAGGTGCACGAGggctgtgggtggagagagTTGCGTGGCATGGAGGAGATTGAGCGAGCATACTGCGACCCCAAGAACATACTCAGGtctgcgcacgcacacacacgcacacagttgcTGTGCAGAAATGCAATGTCTTTGCTATACTTTGAACCAATCTCTCATTGttgattgattgtttttgttttgccttcGTCACCCCCACTCTCGGGTCTGTTGGTTCAGTCCGGGCTCCAGGCCCGTGGACTTCCTGTCGATGACACGGGCATGTGATCCGGTGCGGCGCTTGTCCACGGCTTCCTCAGTCACCAAGCCCTCTCACTACATCCTCACCACTCAGTGGATCTGGTACTACAAGGGAGACCACGAGAACTGGATCGAGTACGGCAAGCCAGTGAGTTCACACAGCCACCAAGAACTGGGagtctcacacacccacccacccacatgtTCTGAGTGTGGTTGTGGTCGTGATCCAGTCTGTGTCTTTCTCAGGATGATAAGCAACGTGTGACCTCTATAACGTCCCGGGATCTGGAGCGAGCTTTCCTGGAAGACTGCACGGCAGAGGTCACGGTCATAAAAGGCAATCGTCATTACTATGTCAGCTTCCAGGGTAACTATGTGCAAACACGTgcgatttttatatatatatatatatatatatatatatatatatgtacatacatacacacacacacactctttatttacatttaaaatgcatgatTTGATTGAGACATTTCTTAAATGAACATGgataattatttgtttactgtttttttcatgttcaaAAGTGCTCATTGTAAACTATAGGAGCTATAGGAGGGGTACAAAATTTGTGGTAAAGGAACAAATGGCTATGATGCTGTAATCCGATTTTGTTCTGCCATCAATTCGACAGCTAACGGGGATGTGGGACAGGAAAGGCCAGATGTAACGCAGCACTAACAGCGAATGGCTCCACAGTAATGCGCTTCCTCACTCATGAATGTGGATCGTTGCTATATTTTACTGTTTGCGCGATATGGTGCTACAGAattttgtcctcatttgcatatgacatCTTTGTGAGTCTCCTCATTTACATAATCATAATAGACCACCACTCCATAAAAAATAGCAGGCTGATGTGGACTGCGTGATCGCTTCTCTAAAAACGTTTGGCTACACAAGTCGTCATCACAATTCTGCACGTGTATCCACTTGGCGAGATGTATTTAAAAGGAATGTGTTGGTTTGTCTGGCGCAAACGTGATGGCAGGTGTTGGGCACAAACAGGAAGGAGACATGGTTGAGCAGGATCTTAGCATGCCAAGAACTCTCACCAtgagaaatgcaaatgtacGCAATACAGGGGGAGAAACTGGACACACGTGGACGGAGGAGACACTATTTCTGCTTTGTCATCATTTAGAAGAACCAAAGTCTTCAGCTCAGCATAAGCAGCCAGTTCCTGTCTTGATGAGAGTTACAAATGCATCAAATCTTTATGCAGCTGGCGGTTTTTGGAGTATCGCTGGTCTCTAGCCTGCGATTAGTCAGTCGCCTGCCTCTTCGCGTGGGTCTTAAATATGTTTGGTTTCGTTTGTCAGTTTTGACTGGCTTTCAACTTGGACACAGAAGAATTTACCAAAGCAGTAATTTGATATCAGTACGATAAATATTTGCCATAGAGACTTCCTGAGAATAGGAATTAATTACTGTGTCGCATATTTTACTGTCAAattttatgaatctggcccaaaatgttttggtttatgGTGATTAATGTGCAGTTATGATTATAGCCTGCTCAGTCCATTGAATTGGATGTTGATGTTCTCGGTCTGCCACGGTCATCATAACAGAACACTATTAACATTTACAAGCCGGTTTGTTTGTACTGTAGCTAATAATATTCTAACAATATTCTCTTTGCCAGGTTACATTCTAGCGTTTGAGTTTGgacttctttttaaaatactgtctGCCTTCTGTTGCAGACATGTACCAGAGAAACCCCAAGCACAACACAAAGAGGAGAGTGCGCAGGAGACCACGCTTCGTCTGCATTAACGAGGTGGAGAGCAAAGTAGCACAATAAAACGctcgtgtgtgcacgcacgcacgcatacacatactgacagaGGTCAGTGGgaagtccacacacacacttgcagcaCTCAGTGACTAATTGTGATATATCATGTATTACAAGTAAAGACATTAATCGTGAACTATACAGGaagttgtaataaaatgtaaccCATCCTGCCACCCAGAAGGCTGTTGTCATTTTTTCAGTTTGGGGATTCACTGATGATGAAGCCTGGGATGTTAAGCCTTCAGCAACCTTAATATTCGTGCCAGAAAAGAAATAACCAGAGCTTGATGCTAAATGTACAGAACAAGCTGATTAGCGATGCAAAGTTTAGTTGTACTGCTTGGACATGGACCCGAGTGTATATAGTGAAACCCTTAGTGGCAATCATCTGTCTAacctttggaaaaaaaataaagggcaaaattttaatttgagaatttgttttttaaaccataaaatAAGGTTTGATGCTTCTTAGTATTTTATCTTCATCTGTACATTATAGTGTATTCAGTTTATTGCTACTTTGTGAAGTACTTTgcaaacattgttttaaaaaagtgctatataaataaagattattGCTTCGATGTTAAGCAAACACAGAATTAGATATAGTACTGttgcttatattgtttgtaCTGTGTATTTTCTAATCCCATATATTTTATCAATAAAATTGTTTTGCTGTCCTTTTATCGGGTAGAATTTGTTAGTTATGCAAAAATCTAAAACTTAAACAAAAGAGGAGGTCATGGCTATTTTGATTTAATTGTCTGTTTTAACTGTATTGTTATCTTATATTGATTTagtgattttaaaatacaaccATAAAATCTAGTAATTAAGGGGTATGATGGAGTTCGTAATATCAAACCTGAACCAGTAGATGGCGACAATGTATTCAACAATGAATCCTAAGGTGTGTTTTTCTACTATGTGTAAAATGTACTTTACATGTTAAGGTTCTATTAAGTGCAGATATATGTATAAGCCGGGTAGCCTTTTGCTGGCTGCCTCCTTGCTAAACGAGACCTGTAGCGGATTCAATAAGCTGTTTGTGCAGCCTGTGTTCTAGCGACGGGGCATGTCTGTGTTGTGCAGAAGGCGCGGATGCAGCTGTCAGTAGTGAGCTGTTGTTTTCCTACTGTAAAACTATTATATTTGCCTTCTTGTCAATGACAAGGAATGTTGACTGCTGGGCTGTTTTTATCATGCATATTAAATCAACTAAACTGTTTTTTGATTGATGATCTCAGCAGCCAATGACGGCGGCGTTTTATTCTCTACCTTGCTTATGAATAAGTTGAAGGGGCGGTTCCAGTAGACAGGCGAGCGTAATATGGATACGGCGGCATATATCGCGTATCTTGTGACGGTTTGAAATGGAATGGACAGCGTTGTCTGTGAACGTCAGTATATTTACTGATCATTGATTTATATTTTCGCCGAGGACGAAATCCCGGCATCATCCATGGACACCGATCGAGGACACCGAAACGTGCCACGAATTGCGACTCGGGCGCGCAGAGACCTCGGAAGCAATAAGTGAATAGCGCACACCTGCCTTAGatgctcctccacctctccactctCCGTGTTGTAAGACGACAGAAATAACGGACAGTTTAACGGGACCTCACAGCAATTACGGATATGACACGATTTGCTGAAGGAGCATCAATTTTATTGGTTACGGCCGGTAGCCGGTTGGATTTCTGTCTGCAAAGTGTTTAGTCAACGCCCCCGTTAAGGCGATTTCTTTCTTGGATATATTTGGCGTCTCTTTTATGGTCATTTTTGATGATTTTGGGGGGTCTGGAGAGGaaacggagagagggagaggtgtgggGACCCTGTCCTCTGCTGCATCTCTAGATGACAGGTAAGGAGAATGTCATATGCGGCCTCTGGTGTCggtttcttcatttcttccGTTTATTCACCGCACGCATCTTCAGTGCGCCTGGGGGCAGCCCAGCAGTCACGGATGTCTCCTGTTCGTCTGACCTACACTAGCTATCTGTGTGATCAGTATGCGGATGGGAAGCCTCTCTCCACCCTTACTGTCACAGCGATCGAAATCCACACCGTTATCCACACCGCTCCCTTCCGTTATCCATAGGTTTCTAACCTCGGGGCAGCTAAGGGCCTTGTCCTGGTAATTTGTcataataatatacattacGGAGTtgtctctttatatatatatatatatatatatatatatatatatatatatatatatatatatatatatatatatatatatatatctcacaagACTGTGTGCCCTAATCTTAACGTATAACCACTCGGTTAGCAGATCGCATAGCCGAATCAGATTGTGAATGTAGGCTGTGACGTTTCTGTCCCAACCGCGagtattttctctttctttcttttctttttaaagagatGTCTGAATGGAGCAGGATACCGCGCGGGAAGATGGGCGGTCCCGGGGGAGCGGCGTGTCAGAGTCGTACAGTATGTCGTACGGTGTGTCGTAAAGCTCGAGTGGCTTGCTGAGCGCAGGTTCCAGGATGCTACTGGGAACGTTGCGGCGGCTGCTGATGTGCAGCGCGCTCCTGCTCTTGACGGTGATGCTGGTTTCCATAGCGATGACAAGCACACCTGTGTCAGGTACGTAATAACCCGCAAGAAATGTGTCAGAGGACTACTACTGAGAAGCAGTGGCTTAATTTTGTTACAAGGTTGGCCAGTGTCAGAGCTCATATCTACCTCTCGTCTGTTCCTCCGTACATATTATTTCGCCTGTATTTTTCTGGTGAAGTCAGAATGTCCTTGTTAAAAAGctaaaaagttttaaaactCTTTGATGTTTGCATCTCTGACCATGTGTGTTTTTCAATAGGCAACACGAAGTTTCTGCCATTATGAAGTGCTGTTGTAAGGAGAGTGTGAGACTGTTGGCATGAAATGATGAATGAGAGTGACAGACAGGCAAGGAGACAGGAAGAATAGTGGGAAAGC
Encoded here:
- the parp12b gene encoding protein mono-ADP-ribosyltransferase PARP12b isoform X2, with the protein product MSGYSKVIHHATSILCSHKGSMDLSQLHRKVFQRFDITDEDFWYIVKKCPRFAVVRNRQKSDNRESDYIIVAKTSLRLCRSYAKQECYGCQDLHLCKYFVYGNCRYGKGRKECKFSHNIQSEHNYPLLRECTLHELHEEELFLLLLQSDSTLLPEVCSHYNKGSGLFGACTFREHCTKVHMCQHFVQDDCIFGSKCKRLHGIDGYSRRMLEERGLSGDIVHDLPYLYQNVHRLSTQAPDLPRERIPEPVSRPLIQTEDRSEICLHFLRRNCRFQEQCKLVHFNLPYKWEVHEGCGWRELRGMEEIERAYCDPKNILSPGSRPVDFLSMTRACDPVRRLSTASSVTKPSHYILTTQWIWYYKGDHENWIEYGKPDDKQRVTSITSRDLERAFLEDCTAEVTVIKDMYQRNPKHNTKRRVRRRPRFVCINEVESKVAQ
- the parp12b gene encoding protein mono-ADP-ribosyltransferase PARP12b isoform X1, with translation MSGYSKVIHHATSILCSHKGSMDLSQLHRKVFQRFDITDEDFWYIVKKCPRFAVVRNRQKSDNRESDYIIVAKTSLRLCRSYAKQECYGCQDLHLCKYFVYGNCRYGKGRKECKFSHNIQSEHNYPLLRECTLHELHEEELFLLLLQSDSTLLPEVCSHYNKGSGLFGACTFREHCTKVHMCQHFVQDDCIFGSKCKRLHGIDGYSRRMLEERGLSGDIVHDLPYLYQNVHRLSTQAPDLPRERIPEPVSRPLIQTEDRSEICLHFLRRNCRFQEQCKLVHFNLPYKWEVHEGCGWRELRGMEEIERAYCDPKNILSPGSRPVDFLSMTRACDPVRRLSTASSVTKPSHYILTTQWIWYYKGDHENWIEYGKPDDKQRVTSITSRDLERAFLEDCTAEVTVIKGNRHYYVSFQDMYQRNPKHNTKRRVRRRPRFVCINEVESKVAQ